One window of Pogoniulus pusillus isolate bPogPus1 chromosome 31, bPogPus1.pri, whole genome shotgun sequence genomic DNA carries:
- the CFAP206 gene encoding cilia- and flagella-associated protein 206 isoform X4, translating into MIRSPDLDSFVCSAVCSKPPPPPPSKATCARIREYQPFRTRFYTHRDILEIGADIQRKQQEKEAAEMQESIAKMKAELWSQAEMHKEDAVEKALKEAAANHNAIVQGLKENLAKESEEEVRKAKAEMQQYMEDGWKREVEAAEQRMAHRLQRALTESAREHKQVVAEARKQEREAVLEEVARQHRKHLEQLKEESKLAEEVYHKSIEELNVEKRRELDVALSVSQIENQIETEKKLREAESLHLDEMGKVMAALQAAEEQVKTLRQKLEKMTNWKDSLEAEIEATRQAFQRMSADQAGSAINSIIRAVSRECAAQGQAVSEPLVVFLVRAVCLDPRNNFNVDQSLTERDVQNLIQLCVSRLLDTSNPSLSTMKMQVYFDLNYTDRAGLLSEQQCVLAGRLAPVVRDITGSHPHVPEEMENLYQKIISYVLLSSGLGSPTDIGVVREVSAALQSVFPQTEMFTFVSLGKKKKEQQLQNLARLVTGIRLYNKELGKGGRSIDDLPAILNEAIPAATQTVEEALHTCHMLAYQYTALLESMQEDQHRYTQLSSFKLKEALFNVRQHEAFLCILLSDAVTSAQETEKKIVQFAATMEQLKSRVQNKVSINTKEVFPLFVELSDLWTSFQSEILLLNFLTNMTNDLQQFSEIQSQLFPEEVLTSLLEGVTVKTDEERRRETMGSRVNVSDFKNQEWLFPETTDNFDQLLIQYRGFCAHAIGVKGFTLPVPKKLPTSLLKIQISSFN; encoded by the exons ATGATTAGGAGTCCTGATCTGGACTCCTTTGTTTGCTCTGCTGTATGttcaaaaccaccaccaccaccaccttccaAGGCTACTTGTGCTCGGATCCGGGAGTATCAGCCCTTCAGAACGCGCTTTTACACTCATCGCGATATCCTGG AGATTGGAGCAGACATTCAGCGTAAGCAACAGGAAAAGGAGGCGGCAGAGATGCAAGAATCCATTGCAAAAATGAAGGCTGAACTTTGGTCTCAG GCTGAAATGCACAAGGAAGATGCAGTGGAGAAGGCTCTCAAAGAGGCAGCTGCTAACCACAATGCTATTGTACAAGGCCTTAAAGAAAACCTTGCAAAGGAATCAGAG gaagaagtgaggaaggcaaaggcagagatgcagcagTACATGGAGGATGGGTGGAAGAGAGAGGttgaagctgcagagcagcgcATGGCTCACAGGCTTCAGCGCGCCCTCACGGAGTCTGCCCGGGAGCATAAGCAAGTGGTGGCCGAAGCCAGGAAGCAGGAGAGGGAGGCAGTCCTGGAGGAAGTAGCGAGGCAGCACAG AAAGCACTTGGAGCAACTCAAAGAAGAAAGTAAGTTAGCTGAGGAAGTGTATCATAAGAGCATAGAGGAATTAAATGTAGAAAAACGTCGTGAGCTCGATGTTGCCCTGAGTGTTTCACAGATAGAAAACCAGATTGAGACTGAGAAGAAgctcagagaagcagaaagcCTGCATCTTGATGAGATGGGGAAGGTGATGGCtgcactgcaagcagcagaagagcaggtCAAGACTCTCAGGCAAAAACTGGAGAAGATGACAAACTGGAAGGACAGCCTGGAAGCTGAAATAGAAGCAACAAGACAAGCTTTTCAAAG GATGTCTGCTgaccaggctggcagtgccatcaACAGCATCATTCGTGCAGTCAGCCGAGAAtgcgctgcccagggccaggctgtcTCGGAGCCCTTGGTGGTGTTCCTG GTGAGAGCTGTTTGTTTAGATCCAAGAAATAACTTTAATGTGGATCAAAGCCTTACAGAAAGAGATGTGCAAAACCTTATCCAG ctCTGTGTTTCCAGGCTGCTTGACACATCAAACCCATCTCTGAGCACAATGAAGATGCAAGTTTACTTCGATTTGAACTATACAGACCGAG CTGGATTACTCAGCGAGCAGCAGTGTGTTCTGGCAGGAAGACTGGCTCCTGTGGTCAGAGATATCACAGGCAGTCATCCTCATGTGCCAGAAGAGATGGAGAATCTGTATCAAAAGATCATTAGCTacgtgctgctgagctctggcctGGGATCCCCAACAGATATTGGTGTTGTCAGGGAGGTATCAG CTGCCCTGCAGAGTGTATTCCCCCAGACAGAGATGTTCACTTTCGTCTCACTCggtaagaagaagaaagagcagcagctgcaaaatcTTGCCAGGCTAGTCACAGGAATTCGGTTGTACAACAAGGAGCTGGGAAAAGGAGGACGCAGCATTGATGACT TGCCAGCCATTCTGAATGAAGCCATCCCAGCAGCTACACAGACCGTCGAGGAAGCTCTTCATACGTGCCACATGCTAGCCTACCAGTACACAGCTCTGTTGGAATCCATGCAGGAAGACCAGCACAGATACACACAGCTTAGTTCTTTTAAGTTAAAAGAAGCACTGTTCAATGTGAGACAGCATGAAGCCTTCCTCTGCATCCTTCTG TCTGATGCAGTTACAAGTGCTCAAGAAACTGAGAAGAAGATTGTGCAGTTTGCAGCAACCATGGAGCAGCTGAAAAGCAGAGTGCAGAATAAGGTTTCCATAAATACCAAAGAAGTTTTT CCACTCTTTGTTGAACTCTCTGACCTCTGGACCAGCTTTCAGAGTGAGATACTACTGCTGAACTTCCTCACAAATATGACCAATGACCTGCAACAGTTCTCAGAAATCCAATCCCAGCTCTTTCCTGAGGAAGTGCTGACATCTCTTCTGGAAGGAGTAACTGTGAAAACTgatgaggaaaggagaagagaaaccaTGG GTAGCAGAGTGAATGTTTCTGATTTCAAGAACCAAGAATGGCTTTTTCCAGAGACTACTGATAATTTTGATCAGCTGCTAATCCAGTATCGTGGCTTCTGTGCACATGCAATTGGTGTGAAAGGCTTCACCCTCCCAG TTCCAAAGAAGCTGCCTACTTCTTTGCTCAAGATCCAGATAAGTTCATTCAACTGA
- the CFAP206 gene encoding cilia- and flagella-associated protein 206 isoform X5, which translates to MIRSPDLDSFVCSAVCSKPPPPPPSKATCARIREYQPFRTRFYTHRDILEIGADIQRKQQEKEAAEMQESIAKMKAELWSQAEMHKEDAVEKALKEAAANHNAIVQGLKENLAKESEEEVRKAKAEMQQYMEDGWKREVEAAEQRMAHRLQRALTESAREHKQVVAEARKQEREAVLEEVARQHRKHLEQLKEESKLAEEVYHKSIEELNVEKRRELDVALSVSQIENQIETEKKLREAESLHLDEMGKVMAALQAAEEQVKTLRQKLEKMTNWKDSLEAEIEATRQAFQRMSADQAGSAINSIIRAVSRECAAQGQAVSEPLVVFLVRAVCLDPRNNFNVDQSLTERDVQNLIQLCVSRLLDTSNPSLSTMKMQVYFDLNYTDRAGLLSEQQCVLAGRLAPVVRDITGSHPHVPEEMENLYQKIISYVLLSSGLGSPTDIGVVREVSAALQSVFPQTEMFTFVSLGKKKKEQQLQNLARLVTGIRLYNKELGKGGRSIDDLPAILNEAIPAATQTVEEALHTCHMLAYQYTALLESMQEDQHRYTQLSSFKLKEALFNVRQHEAFLCILLSDAVTSAQETEKKIVQFAATMEQLKSRVQNKVSINTKEVFPLFVELSDLWTSFQSEILLLNFLTNMTNDLQQFSEIQSQLFPEEVLTSLLEGVTVKTDEERRRETMGSRVNVSDFKNQEWLFPETTDNFDQLLIQYRGFCAHAIGVKGFTLPGQKSKQEFDETNPKT; encoded by the exons ATGATTAGGAGTCCTGATCTGGACTCCTTTGTTTGCTCTGCTGTATGttcaaaaccaccaccaccaccaccttccaAGGCTACTTGTGCTCGGATCCGGGAGTATCAGCCCTTCAGAACGCGCTTTTACACTCATCGCGATATCCTGG AGATTGGAGCAGACATTCAGCGTAAGCAACAGGAAAAGGAGGCGGCAGAGATGCAAGAATCCATTGCAAAAATGAAGGCTGAACTTTGGTCTCAG GCTGAAATGCACAAGGAAGATGCAGTGGAGAAGGCTCTCAAAGAGGCAGCTGCTAACCACAATGCTATTGTACAAGGCCTTAAAGAAAACCTTGCAAAGGAATCAGAG gaagaagtgaggaaggcaaaggcagagatgcagcagTACATGGAGGATGGGTGGAAGAGAGAGGttgaagctgcagagcagcgcATGGCTCACAGGCTTCAGCGCGCCCTCACGGAGTCTGCCCGGGAGCATAAGCAAGTGGTGGCCGAAGCCAGGAAGCAGGAGAGGGAGGCAGTCCTGGAGGAAGTAGCGAGGCAGCACAG AAAGCACTTGGAGCAACTCAAAGAAGAAAGTAAGTTAGCTGAGGAAGTGTATCATAAGAGCATAGAGGAATTAAATGTAGAAAAACGTCGTGAGCTCGATGTTGCCCTGAGTGTTTCACAGATAGAAAACCAGATTGAGACTGAGAAGAAgctcagagaagcagaaagcCTGCATCTTGATGAGATGGGGAAGGTGATGGCtgcactgcaagcagcagaagagcaggtCAAGACTCTCAGGCAAAAACTGGAGAAGATGACAAACTGGAAGGACAGCCTGGAAGCTGAAATAGAAGCAACAAGACAAGCTTTTCAAAG GATGTCTGCTgaccaggctggcagtgccatcaACAGCATCATTCGTGCAGTCAGCCGAGAAtgcgctgcccagggccaggctgtcTCGGAGCCCTTGGTGGTGTTCCTG GTGAGAGCTGTTTGTTTAGATCCAAGAAATAACTTTAATGTGGATCAAAGCCTTACAGAAAGAGATGTGCAAAACCTTATCCAG ctCTGTGTTTCCAGGCTGCTTGACACATCAAACCCATCTCTGAGCACAATGAAGATGCAAGTTTACTTCGATTTGAACTATACAGACCGAG CTGGATTACTCAGCGAGCAGCAGTGTGTTCTGGCAGGAAGACTGGCTCCTGTGGTCAGAGATATCACAGGCAGTCATCCTCATGTGCCAGAAGAGATGGAGAATCTGTATCAAAAGATCATTAGCTacgtgctgctgagctctggcctGGGATCCCCAACAGATATTGGTGTTGTCAGGGAGGTATCAG CTGCCCTGCAGAGTGTATTCCCCCAGACAGAGATGTTCACTTTCGTCTCACTCggtaagaagaagaaagagcagcagctgcaaaatcTTGCCAGGCTAGTCACAGGAATTCGGTTGTACAACAAGGAGCTGGGAAAAGGAGGACGCAGCATTGATGACT TGCCAGCCATTCTGAATGAAGCCATCCCAGCAGCTACACAGACCGTCGAGGAAGCTCTTCATACGTGCCACATGCTAGCCTACCAGTACACAGCTCTGTTGGAATCCATGCAGGAAGACCAGCACAGATACACACAGCTTAGTTCTTTTAAGTTAAAAGAAGCACTGTTCAATGTGAGACAGCATGAAGCCTTCCTCTGCATCCTTCTG TCTGATGCAGTTACAAGTGCTCAAGAAACTGAGAAGAAGATTGTGCAGTTTGCAGCAACCATGGAGCAGCTGAAAAGCAGAGTGCAGAATAAGGTTTCCATAAATACCAAAGAAGTTTTT CCACTCTTTGTTGAACTCTCTGACCTCTGGACCAGCTTTCAGAGTGAGATACTACTGCTGAACTTCCTCACAAATATGACCAATGACCTGCAACAGTTCTCAGAAATCCAATCCCAGCTCTTTCCTGAGGAAGTGCTGACATCTCTTCTGGAAGGAGTAACTGTGAAAACTgatgaggaaaggagaagagaaaccaTGG GTAGCAGAGTGAATGTTTCTGATTTCAAGAACCAAGAATGGCTTTTTCCAGAGACTACTGATAATTTTGATCAGCTGCTAATCCAGTATCGTGGCTTCTGTGCACATGCAATTGGTGTGAAAGGCTTCACCCTCCCAG gccagaaaagcaaacaagagTTTGATGAAACCAATCCTAAAACGTGA